A stretch of Paenibacillus sp. URB8-2 DNA encodes these proteins:
- a CDS encoding helix-turn-helix transcriptional regulator, with amino-acid sequence MSVQALFYTIFAHFKIEKNYALLNPMNIKQKKYCELFLLFVHNNYSRLDLSIQEIAESLNLAPAYLSQVIKKEIGVPPVQYLKDHRLQQARIVLKTSEKTVYEVAEEVGYSNVDSFSRAFKNKFGVSPTIFRSERKI; translated from the coding sequence ATGAGTGTACAAGCATTGTTTTATACGATTTTTGCTCATTTCAAGATCGAGAAGAACTATGCTCTCCTTAATCCAATGAATATAAAGCAGAAAAAGTATTGTGAATTATTTTTGCTGTTTGTTCACAACAATTATTCGCGTCTCGATCTTTCGATTCAGGAGATCGCTGAGTCATTGAACCTGGCTCCAGCCTATCTCAGTCAGGTGATTAAAAAAGAAATCGGTGTTCCTCCTGTTCAATATTTAAAAGATCATCGCCTGCAACAAGCAAGAATTGTACTGAAAACCAGTGAAAAAACCGTTTATGAAGTTGCTGAGGAAGTCGGGTATTCAAATGTGGACTCCTTTTCGAGAGCATTTAAAAATAAGTTTGGCGTTTCACCGACCATCTTTAGAAGCGAACGAAAAATATGA
- a CDS encoding AraC family ligand binding domain-containing protein: MNKRKYWNVFVKEDYFADFYFFNVGHEICAPLHSYGPGMRENYVVHYIVSGGGIFEGNGGKKYLKKGDFFVIRPNEVHFYQADETNPWEYYWLGFNGSRVAELLLCNGINGRDSVGTVSPDNELPKLFEKMMKMDLLDMKKK; encoded by the coding sequence ATGAACAAGCGGAAATATTGGAATGTATTTGTTAAGGAAGATTATTTTGCCGATTTCTATTTTTTTAATGTAGGTCATGAAATTTGTGCGCCACTGCATAGCTATGGTCCGGGCATGAGAGAAAATTACGTTGTGCATTACATAGTATCAGGAGGGGGAATCTTTGAAGGAAATGGAGGAAAGAAATATTTAAAAAAAGGAGATTTTTTTGTTATTCGTCCTAACGAGGTACATTTCTATCAAGCAGATGAAACAAATCCCTGGGAATATTACTGGCTTGGGTTTAACGGAAGTCGAGTTGCGGAATTGTTGTTATGCAATGGCATCAATGGCCGTGATTCAGTTGGAACGGTGTCACCCGATAATGAGTTGCCTAAGCTATTCGAAAAAATGATGAAAATGGATTTATTGGATATGAAGAAAAAATGA
- the guaA gene encoding glutamine-hydrolyzing GMP synthase — protein sequence MNKPNEIIVVLDFGGQYNQLIARRIRDLGVYSELLPYNTPVDRIKELSPKGIVFSGGPMSVYAEDAPHVDPAIYDLGLPIFGICYGMQLMAHQLSGKVERASKREYGKADLTFEAGATIVKGLEGSQTVWMSHGDHVSLLPEGFKLDAGTESAPIAAMSHEGRKLYAVQFHPEVRHSVHGNEMIKNFLFEVCGCEGNWTMESFIEDAIRDIRGKVGDKKVLCALSGGVDSSVVAMLIHRAIGDQLTCMFIDHGLLRKGEAESVMETFVGKFDIHVVKIDARDRFLGKLVGVDDPEQKRKIIGNEFIYCFDEESAKLGDFDFLAQGTLYTDIVESGTATAQTIKSHHNVGGLPEDMKFSLIEPLNTLFKDEVRKVGEELGLPHAIVWRQPFPGPGLAIRVLGEVTEDKLTIVRDSDYILREEIAKAGLESEIWQYFTALPNMKSVGVMGDARTYSYTVGIRAVTSIDGMTADWARIPWDVLEKISVRIVNEVENVNRVVYDITSKPPATIEWE from the coding sequence ATGAACAAGCCAAATGAAATTATCGTTGTTCTCGATTTCGGAGGACAATACAACCAATTGATCGCGCGCAGAATTCGGGATTTGGGCGTATACAGCGAACTTCTGCCATATAATACGCCAGTCGACCGGATCAAGGAACTCTCGCCCAAAGGTATCGTATTCTCCGGCGGCCCGATGAGCGTTTACGCCGAGGACGCTCCGCATGTGGACCCGGCCATTTATGATCTCGGACTGCCGATTTTCGGGATCTGCTACGGCATGCAGCTGATGGCTCATCAGCTAAGCGGCAAGGTCGAGCGAGCATCCAAGCGGGAATACGGCAAGGCGGATCTGACTTTTGAAGCCGGAGCCACGATCGTCAAAGGACTCGAAGGCAGCCAGACCGTATGGATGAGTCACGGGGACCATGTGTCCCTGCTTCCGGAAGGTTTCAAGCTCGATGCCGGCACCGAAAGCGCGCCGATTGCGGCGATGAGTCACGAAGGACGGAAGCTGTATGCAGTGCAGTTCCATCCCGAAGTGCGCCACTCCGTACACGGCAACGAGATGATCAAGAATTTCCTGTTTGAAGTCTGCGGCTGCGAGGGCAACTGGACCATGGAATCCTTTATCGAGGATGCCATCCGCGATATCCGCGGCAAGGTCGGCGACAAAAAGGTGCTGTGCGCCCTGAGCGGCGGCGTCGATTCTTCCGTTGTCGCTATGCTGATTCATCGCGCCATCGGCGACCAATTGACCTGTATGTTCATTGACCACGGCCTGCTGCGCAAAGGAGAAGCCGAGAGCGTTATGGAGACGTTCGTCGGCAAATTTGATATACACGTCGTCAAGATTGATGCACGTGATCGCTTCCTCGGCAAACTGGTCGGCGTGGACGATCCCGAACAGAAGCGCAAGATTATCGGCAACGAATTTATCTACTGCTTCGACGAGGAATCGGCCAAGCTCGGCGATTTTGATTTCCTTGCCCAGGGTACGCTGTACACGGACATCGTGGAGAGCGGAACCGCCACGGCGCAGACGATCAAGTCGCATCATAATGTCGGCGGACTGCCGGAGGACATGAAGTTCAGCCTGATCGAGCCGCTGAATACGCTGTTCAAGGACGAGGTGCGGAAGGTTGGCGAGGAGCTTGGCCTGCCGCATGCCATCGTATGGCGCCAGCCGTTCCCGGGACCGGGTCTCGCCATCCGCGTGCTGGGCGAAGTGACGGAGGACAAGCTGACGATTGTCCGCGATTCGGACTACATCCTGCGCGAGGAAATCGCCAAGGCGGGTCTTGAGAGCGAAATCTGGCAGTACTTCACCGCGCTGCCGAACATGAAGAGCGTAGGAGTCATGGGCGACGCCCGGACCTACTCCTATACGGTAGGCATCCGCGCCGTAACCTCCATTGACGGCATGACCGCCGACTGGGCCCGCATCCCTTGGGATGTGCTGGAGAAGATTTCCGTGCGGATCGTCAACGAAGTTGAGAACGTCAACCGCGTTGTGTACGACATTACCTCCAAGCCGCCTGCAACGATTGAGTGGGAGTAA
- a CDS encoding DUF4129 domain-containing protein, which yields MRRERLLLAASLSWRVLAARYGPPPPGMTGREYAASLPIDDAGLRAAVRRFVRQWEALAYGSGGPDLRRAAPAPHGRHQPSVSGPDSAPAGDCLPGPGPARSLPQRIRRLAGGSVIPVVFPALRQSSKAAGGPGTPAHWSARAFMRDCLRIAFYLS from the coding sequence GTGCGCAGGGAGCGGCTGCTGCTGGCCGCGTCCCTGTCCTGGCGGGTGCTGGCCGCGCGCTACGGCCCGCCCCCGCCGGGGATGACGGGCAGGGAGTATGCCGCGTCCCTGCCCATTGACGATGCCGGACTGCGCGCAGCCGTCCGGCGGTTCGTCCGCCAGTGGGAAGCGCTGGCGTACGGCTCGGGAGGCCCTGATCTGCGCAGGGCCGCTCCCGCTCCGCATGGGCGGCATCAGCCCAGCGTTTCCGGGCCGGACTCCGCTCCAGCTGGCGACTGCTTACCGGGCCCCGGCCCTGCGCGCAGCCTCCCGCAGCGCATCCGCCGCTTAGCCGGCGGCTCCGTTATTCCGGTGGTATTCCCGGCCCTCCGCCAGTCTTCGAAGGCTGCCGGAGGGCCGGGAACGCCGGCTCACTGGAGCGCAAGAGCATTCATGCGCGATTGTCTGCGGATCGCTTTCTATTTAAGCTAA